A window of Desulfobacterales bacterium contains these coding sequences:
- a CDS encoding cobyrinate a,c-diamide synthase: MNNSPIDIPRLMIAALRGGSGKTVVSIGIIAALTRQQKAVAPFKKGPDYIDAGWLATAANRHCYNLDHFLADPACVCRSFLAHAPATDFDIAVIEGNRGLFDGLDVDGTTSTASLAKLLQTPVILCLDCTKATRTMAAMVLGCLHFDPAVNIQGVILNRVAGSRHERILRTSIEQHCGVKVLGAIPKLGQQDFPERHMGLIPTPEHTLVNHSIQVAAETVLRYVDLDELMRVAEDAAAVPVTCTGAADCTPIANGPKRPRIGVIKDSAFQFYYPDNLEALVSAGADIIYISPLADTRLPDIDALYIGGGFPETHAPQLADNLSFRKSLKSAADEGLPVYAECGGLMYLGERLVLDRSYPMAGVLPIVFGFSKKPQGHGYTMVTVDSENSFYPVDMKLRGHEFHYSQVLEWRGSDQDMVFSMQKGRGIINKRDGVCYRNVLATYTHVHALGVPQWAEAMVRAALKTM, from the coding sequence ATGAACAACAGCCCTATTGATATCCCTCGCCTGATGATCGCAGCCTTGCGGGGGGGCTCAGGGAAAACCGTTGTTTCTATAGGGATTATTGCTGCGCTGACCCGGCAACAAAAAGCTGTTGCGCCCTTTAAGAAAGGTCCTGATTATATTGATGCCGGTTGGCTGGCAACGGCAGCCAACCGGCATTGCTATAATCTGGATCACTTCCTTGCAGACCCGGCTTGCGTATGCCGGTCCTTCCTCGCCCATGCCCCGGCCACAGATTTTGATATAGCGGTGATTGAAGGAAACCGCGGGCTTTTTGACGGACTGGATGTTGACGGCACCACCAGTACCGCATCCCTTGCCAAACTTTTGCAAACCCCTGTGATTCTATGTCTGGACTGCACCAAAGCCACCCGCACCATGGCGGCTATGGTGCTAGGTTGCCTCCATTTTGATCCGGCAGTTAATATTCAGGGGGTTATTCTAAACCGGGTGGCCGGCAGCCGGCATGAACGGATACTGCGGACCAGTATCGAACAGCATTGCGGGGTCAAGGTGCTGGGCGCTATTCCCAAGCTTGGTCAGCAGGATTTTCCGGAACGGCATATGGGGCTGATTCCCACCCCGGAGCATACCCTGGTAAACCATTCAATTCAGGTTGCCGCGGAAACCGTCCTCCGGTATGTGGATCTGGATGAACTGATGCGGGTGGCTGAAGACGCGGCCGCGGTTCCTGTGACCTGCACCGGGGCGGCGGATTGCACGCCGATTGCGAACGGTCCGAAGCGCCCCCGAATCGGCGTGATCAAGGATTCTGCGTTTCAGTTTTATTATCCGGATAACCTGGAGGCATTGGTATCGGCCGGCGCGGATATCATTTATATCAGTCCGCTGGCGGACACCCGGTTGCCCGATATTGATGCGTTGTATATCGGGGGCGGCTTTCCCGAAACCCACGCCCCGCAGCTGGCGGACAATCTGTCGTTTAGAAAGTCGCTTAAATCCGCGGCAGACGAGGGCCTTCCCGTTTATGCGGAATGCGGCGGCCTTATGTATCTGGGGGAACGCCTTGTACTGGACAGGTCATATCCCATGGCCGGTGTGCTGCCGATTGTCTTTGGCTTTTCCAAAAAGCCGCAGGGGCACGGCTATACAATGGTTACCGTGGATAGCGAGAACTCTTTTTATCCGGTGGACATGAAATTGCGGGGCCATGAATTCCATTATTCGCAGGTGCTGGAGTGGAGAGGTTCGGATCAGGATATGGTTTTCAGTATGCAAAAAGGGCGGGGAATCATAAATAAGCGCGACGGGGTATGCTATCGTA
- a CDS encoding dissimilatory sulfite reductase D family protein: MALDYEESKKKIVEALEKKQKTKSKFYFNDLSKILDAKPREAKKIVTQMIQEGILEYWSSGSTTMYGLKGTGKQAGAEHEG; the protein is encoded by the coding sequence ATGGCACTCGATTATGAAGAGTCTAAAAAGAAGATTGTTGAGGCGCTGGAGAAAAAGCAGAAAACCAAGTCAAAATTTTATTTCAACGACTTGAGCAAAATCCTGGATGCCAAGCCCCGGGAAGCCAAAAAGATCGTGACCCAAATGATTCAGGAAGGCATTCTCGAATACTGGTCGAGCGGCAGCACCACCATGTACGGCTTGAAAGGTACCGGCAAGCAGGCGGGTGCCGAGCACGAAGGTTAG
- the dsrB gene encoding dissimilatory-type sulfite reductase subunit beta, protein MAFVSSGYNPEKPMEDRVTDIGPRNYEEFYPPVIKNNKGKWLYHEILQPGVLVHVSETGDEVYTVRAGGARLMSVSLIREICEIADKHCDGYVRWTTRNNVEFMVDSKDKVQPLIDDLESRKFEGGSYKFPVGGTGAGITNIIHTQGWIHCHTPATDASGTVKATLDEVFDDFKNMRLPAHLRISMACCLNMCGAVHCSDIAILGYHRKPPMVDHAYLDKMCELPLAIAACPTAAIKPKKVELEDGTTVNSVEVNQKRCMFCGNCYTMCPALPLQDKEGDGIVLMVGGKVSNRISAPKFSKVAVAFIPNEMPRWPTMTDTIKKIIEAYAKDARKYERLGEWAERIGWERFFEKCDLEFTHHLIDDFRDPAYYTWRQTTNFKF, encoded by the coding sequence ATGGCTTTTGTATCGTCAGGATATAATCCTGAAAAACCGATGGAAGATCGGGTTACGGATATCGGGCCGCGGAATTACGAGGAGTTTTATCCGCCGGTCATTAAAAATAATAAAGGCAAATGGCTGTATCACGAAATTCTGCAGCCGGGTGTGCTGGTTCATGTGTCCGAGACCGGCGACGAGGTCTATACCGTAAGAGCTGGCGGCGCCCGTCTCATGAGCGTTTCGCTGATCCGTGAAATCTGCGAAATCGCGGATAAGCACTGCGACGGCTATGTGCGCTGGACGACCCGGAACAATGTTGAGTTCATGGTGGACAGCAAGGATAAGGTCCAGCCGCTGATCGATGATCTGGAAAGCCGCAAGTTCGAGGGCGGGAGCTACAAGTTCCCGGTGGGCGGCACCGGCGCCGGCATCACCAATATCATTCATACCCAGGGCTGGATTCACTGCCATACACCGGCAACCGATGCGTCCGGAACCGTTAAGGCCACCCTGGACGAGGTTTTCGACGATTTTAAGAATATGCGGCTGCCGGCCCACCTGCGGATTTCCATGGCCTGCTGTCTGAACATGTGCGGGGCCGTGCATTGCTCGGATATCGCCATTCTTGGGTATCACCGGAAACCGCCGATGGTTGATCATGCGTACCTGGACAAGATGTGCGAGCTTCCGCTGGCCATTGCCGCCTGCCCGACCGCGGCCATTAAGCCGAAAAAGGTGGAGCTGGAAGACGGCACGACCGTTAACAGTGTGGAAGTTAACCAGAAGCGCTGCATGTTCTGCGGCAACTGCTACACCATGTGCCCGGCGCTACCGCTGCAGGACAAGGAAGGTGACGGCATTGTTTTGATGGTTGGCGGCAAGGTCTCCAACCGGATCAGCGCGCCCAAGTTCTCCAAGGTGGCGGTGGCATTTATTCCCAATGAAATGCCGCGCTGGCCGACCATGACCGATACGATTAAAAAGATCATCGAAGCCTATGCCAAAGACGCACGCAAATACGAGCGTCTCGGTGAATGGGCGGAGCGGATCGGCTGGGAACGGTTCTTTGAGAAATGCGACCTTGAATTTACGCATCATCTGATTGACGATTTCCGCGATCCGGCATATTATACATGGCGCCAGACCACGAACTTTAAGTTCTAG